The following proteins come from a genomic window of Vallitaleaceae bacterium 9-2:
- the argS gene encoding arginine--tRNA ligase, translated as MLTSKLTELLSRAFEEAGYKASYGDVVVSARPDLCQFQCNGAMPAAKEYKKAPFMISDTVIETLKTYPEYGTIIKEAVTVKPGFINITLTNDYISQNTTAIMNSERFGISLAQHPERVVIDYGGPNIAKPLHVGHLRTAIIGESLKRLLKYLGHNVIGDIHLGDWGLQMGMIISEIERTQPDLPYFDPEHAGDYPSDAPFSLEDLEEIYPRVSALCKENEAMYNQAKEATYKLQKGNPGYIALWKHIVNISITDIKKNYARLNVDFDLWYGESNSQEYIDDAIAILKEKNVLRESDGAIVVDVARPEDKKDVPPIILFKSDGSVIYGTTDLATIYQRVKDFDPTQILYVVDSRQATHFTQVFRCASDNGIVSPDVSLEHIGFGTMNGKDGKPFKTRAGGVLRLSDLIEMVENNAKEKIIKNIEDKGIDTSADDIDSISHIVGLATLKYADLSNYRMKDYVFDLDKFSSFEGKTGPYILYSTVRIKNIIRKLEASNFEKGDLMAPASDIERSLMLKLDQLESVLNLAARDRSPNVIAEYVYELATMVSSFYHQHHIINETNVEQKKSWFSLLTLTLDVQTTCLDLLGIIVPEKM; from the coding sequence ATGTTAACCTCAAAATTAACCGAACTATTATCTCGTGCTTTTGAAGAAGCCGGGTACAAAGCTTCCTACGGAGATGTTGTTGTCTCTGCCCGCCCTGACTTGTGTCAATTCCAATGCAATGGTGCTATGCCCGCTGCAAAAGAATACAAAAAAGCACCTTTTATGATTAGTGACACTGTTATTGAAACCCTAAAAACTTACCCTGAATATGGAACAATTATTAAAGAGGCGGTTACCGTTAAGCCCGGATTCATTAACATCACACTCACGAATGATTATATTTCACAAAACACCACAGCAATTATGAATAGCGAGCGTTTCGGAATATCCCTTGCACAACATCCTGAAAGAGTTGTTATTGACTATGGCGGACCTAATATTGCTAAGCCGTTACATGTCGGTCATTTACGTACAGCTATTATTGGTGAATCCTTAAAGCGCCTACTCAAATATCTGGGTCACAATGTGATCGGTGATATCCATCTTGGCGACTGGGGTCTTCAAATGGGTATGATCATCTCAGAAATCGAACGCACACAACCTGATCTCCCCTATTTTGATCCAGAACACGCTGGGGATTACCCTAGTGATGCTCCTTTCTCATTAGAGGATCTTGAAGAAATCTATCCACGTGTCAGCGCTCTTTGTAAAGAAAATGAAGCTATGTATAATCAAGCCAAAGAAGCAACCTATAAGCTACAAAAAGGTAATCCTGGTTACATTGCTCTTTGGAAGCATATTGTCAATATATCTATAACTGATATTAAAAAGAATTATGCACGCCTCAATGTTGATTTTGACCTTTGGTATGGAGAAAGTAATAGCCAAGAATATATTGATGATGCTATTGCTATCCTTAAAGAGAAAAATGTCTTACGTGAAAGCGACGGCGCAATTGTTGTTGACGTTGCCCGCCCGGAAGATAAAAAAGATGTTCCTCCGATTATTTTATTCAAATCTGATGGCTCCGTAATTTATGGTACAACTGATCTAGCCACTATTTACCAGCGCGTCAAAGATTTTGATCCAACACAGATTTTATATGTTGTAGATTCAAGACAAGCAACCCATTTTACTCAAGTGTTTAGATGTGCCAGTGATAATGGAATCGTATCTCCTGATGTCTCTCTTGAACATATTGGCTTTGGAACAATGAACGGAAAAGATGGTAAACCATTCAAAACAAGAGCTGGCGGAGTCCTTCGTCTTTCTGACTTGATTGAAATGGTTGAGAATAATGCAAAAGAAAAAATCATTAAAAATATTGAAGATAAAGGTATAGATACTTCAGCCGATGATATTGATAGTATCTCACACATTGTCGGTTTAGCCACATTAAAATATGCGGATTTATCCAATTATCGTATGAAAGACTATGTCTTTGACCTTGACAAGTTCTCTTCGTTTGAAGGAAAAACCGGCCCCTATATTCTTTATTCTACTGTCCGCATCAAAAATATTATCCGTAAGCTCGAAGCATCTAACTTTGAAAAAGGCGATTTAATGGCTCCTGCAAGCGATATTGAGCGTAGCTTGATGTTAAAGCTTGATCAACTTGAAAGTGTCCTTAATCTCGCCGCAAGAGACCGTTCTCCAAATGTTATTGCAGAGTACGTCTATGAATTGGCAACGATGGTTAGTAGTTTTTATCATCAACACCATATCATTAACGAGACCAATGTAGAACAGAAAAAATCTTGGTTTTCTCTGTTAACATTAACTCTTGATGTTCAAACAACATGCCTTGACTTACTTGGTATCATCGTTCCGGAAAAAATGTAA
- a CDS encoding PBP1A family penicillin-binding protein: MNFGKYARNKKIKQINSKSSKIKNLVSSTFFKLLVFFILVAGIIAFAAGLGTFKAIIDASPSIDHLLEKIQPEGYTTIIYDLQGNEVQKLHGADANRIYVEYDQIPKYLGEAYIAIEDERFMRHNGVDLEGFMRAIFINLKTQSFSEGASTITQQIIKNNVLSTDVTIERKLQEMYLAVQLEKYLSKEDILELYMNTVASGRGTNGVQTASQLYFNKDVWDISIAEAAVLASITNNPSKYDPVSKPENNRDRAERILDKLLEQGYISEAEYNEAYNTDVYSQIQINSQMRAEKSSSYSYFVDETIERLVDDLTIQKGYSESQAYNLIYRGGLSIYITQDSKIQEGMDSVFNNEENYPPEYEDYAMKLLYSLSVLKDEENPEHFYHEEQFANREEAEAYIQSVWDEYGLTQSDFDNGLAKENPLFIPQPQAAMVLLDFHNGHVKALAGGRGIKIGNQTFNRATQAKRQPGSTFKPLAAYLPALDARDYTLATVLDDAPFNVSMPNGSTYSPGNWYRGYRGLSTIRQGIVDSMNILAVETTFNVGVDLAFDYLMDLGFTTLHESLTRNGQSFTDKTLALPLGGLTDGVTTLELTAAYGAIANEGVYVEPIFYTRVLDHDGNILIDKEPVTRTVMKDTTAFLLTDAMVDVIEYGTGTASRLRNTKTPAAGKTGTTSATKDLWFAGYTPYYAASLWMGYDDPQQMAYVRSYHKRMWRDVMEIAHEELPYKDFNKPASITSALICTESGKLAVQGLCTDDPRGSTARYEYFAPGTVPTETCDVHQEVFIDTSTGLFATEYCPEELVERRIMIQRVNPLNVEELSPAVLNSIADYQYEIPHSMIGEYCNVHGPHTVPENVPEETPNNGDVFDPNNPLSPFNPQFPETSNNGNNNNNTNNGNGNGNSSNNGNNN, translated from the coding sequence ATGAATTTTGGAAAATATGCTCGAAATAAGAAAATAAAGCAGATTAATTCAAAGTCTAGCAAGATCAAGAATTTAGTCAGTTCAACTTTTTTCAAGCTTTTAGTATTTTTTATATTAGTTGCAGGTATTATTGCTTTTGCTGCAGGTCTTGGAACCTTTAAAGCTATTATTGACGCATCACCAAGTATTGATCATTTACTGGAAAAGATCCAACCCGAAGGATATACAACGATTATCTATGACCTTCAAGGCAACGAAGTCCAAAAACTTCATGGTGCTGATGCTAACCGAATCTATGTTGAATATGACCAAATCCCAAAATATTTGGGAGAGGCTTATATCGCTATTGAAGACGAACGCTTCATGCGACATAATGGTGTTGACTTAGAAGGGTTTATGCGTGCTATTTTTATTAACCTTAAGACACAAAGCTTTTCTGAAGGTGCAAGTACCATTACACAGCAGATTATTAAGAACAACGTTTTATCTACAGATGTAACGATTGAGCGTAAATTACAAGAAATGTATCTTGCCGTTCAACTTGAAAAGTATCTTTCAAAAGAAGATATTCTTGAACTCTATATGAACACTGTAGCTAGTGGTCGCGGAACCAACGGTGTTCAAACTGCTTCTCAACTGTATTTTAATAAGGATGTTTGGGATATTTCCATTGCAGAAGCTGCTGTACTTGCTTCAATTACAAACAATCCGTCAAAGTATGATCCTGTATCAAAACCTGAGAACAACCGGGACCGTGCAGAACGTATTCTAGATAAGCTTTTAGAGCAAGGCTATATCAGCGAAGCAGAATACAACGAAGCATATAATACGGATGTATATAGTCAAATTCAAATCAATTCACAAATGCGTGCTGAAAAATCGTCGAGTTATTCATATTTTGTTGATGAGACGATTGAACGTCTTGTTGATGATTTAACCATCCAAAAAGGATACTCTGAATCACAGGCATACAATCTAATCTATCGCGGTGGACTTAGTATCTACATTACACAAGACTCCAAGATTCAAGAAGGTATGGATAGTGTCTTTAATAATGAAGAAAACTATCCACCAGAGTATGAAGACTATGCTATGAAGTTGTTATATAGCTTATCGGTTTTAAAAGATGAAGAAAATCCGGAACATTTTTACCACGAAGAACAATTTGCAAATCGGGAAGAAGCTGAAGCCTATATCCAAAGTGTTTGGGACGAATACGGATTGACACAATCCGATTTTGACAACGGGCTTGCTAAGGAAAACCCATTATTTATCCCTCAACCTCAGGCGGCGATGGTACTGCTCGACTTCCACAACGGGCATGTTAAAGCGTTAGCTGGTGGTCGTGGAATAAAAATAGGTAACCAAACCTTTAACCGTGCTACACAAGCAAAGCGTCAACCGGGTTCAACATTTAAACCACTTGCTGCCTATCTTCCAGCTTTAGATGCTAGAGATTATACATTGGCAACCGTTTTAGATGATGCTCCATTTAATGTCTCTATGCCAAACGGCTCAACATATAGCCCTGGCAACTGGTATCGCGGGTATCGTGGTCTATCGACCATTCGTCAAGGAATCGTCGATTCAATGAATATATTGGCAGTTGAGACCACCTTTAATGTAGGCGTTGATTTAGCATTCGATTATTTAATGGACCTTGGCTTTACTACACTCCATGAATCGTTAACACGAAATGGACAATCCTTTACAGATAAAACCCTTGCGCTCCCCCTTGGTGGATTGACTGATGGGGTAACAACTCTTGAACTAACTGCCGCTTACGGCGCCATCGCTAATGAAGGTGTCTATGTCGAACCTATTTTCTATACACGGGTACTAGACCATGATGGTAATATCCTAATTGACAAAGAACCGGTTACACGTACCGTAATGAAAGATACGACAGCATTTTTACTTACCGATGCTATGGTAGATGTTATTGAATACGGAACCGGTACAGCCTCTAGACTTAGAAATACCAAAACACCTGCTGCAGGTAAGACTGGTACAACCTCTGCTACCAAAGACTTATGGTTTGCAGGATATACACCTTACTATGCTGCTTCGCTTTGGATGGGATATGATGACCCACAGCAAATGGCATATGTACGAAGTTATCACAAGCGAATGTGGCGCGACGTCATGGAAATTGCTCACGAAGAGCTTCCATATAAAGACTTCAATAAGCCTGCAAGTATTACTTCTGCACTTATCTGTACCGAGTCCGGCAAATTAGCTGTTCAAGGACTATGCACAGACGATCCTCGAGGAAGTACTGCACGTTATGAATATTTTGCTCCAGGAACAGTGCCTACAGAGACTTGTGATGTACATCAAGAGGTATTTATCGATACCTCCACTGGTTTGTTTGCTACTGAATATTGTCCTGAAGAGTTGGTAGAACGACGCATCATGATTCAACGTGTCAACCCATTAAATGTTGAAGAGTTATCACCAGCAGTATTAAACTCAATCGCGGACTACCAATATGAAATTCCACACTCAATGATTGGAGAATATTGTAATGTTCACGGTCCTCATACAGTTCCGGAAAATGTGCCTGAAGAGACGCCAAATAATGGAGATGTATTTGACCCGAACAATCCGCTCTCCCCGTTTAACCCCCAGTTCCCAGAAACTTCCAATAATGGGAACAATAACAACAATACTAACAACGGCAATGGAAACGGAAACTCAAGTAACAACGGGAATAACAACTAA
- the dapF gene encoding diaminopimelate epimerase, whose amino-acid sequence MNFTKMQGCGNDYIYINGFEETVEDPKELAIQMSDRHFGIGSDGIVLILPSQKADVKMRMFNADGSEAEMCGNAIRCVGKYVYDNKMIGKETIYVETQAGIKILELFHEQQSVKTVRVDMGEPILKAQDIPVLSEGSPVVDLMLMAADKKFAMTCVSMGNPHAVTFVEQTDGFNVEKYGKLLEVDASFPKKANIEFAQVINRHEINMRVWERGSGETLACGTGACATLVACVLNDKCDTKATIHLLGGDLDIEWDQETNHVFLTGPAEFVFEGKWLK is encoded by the coding sequence ATGAATTTTACGAAAATGCAAGGCTGTGGTAATGATTATATCTATATAAATGGGTTTGAAGAAACGGTAGAAGATCCCAAAGAGCTGGCAATTCAAATGAGTGATCGCCACTTTGGAATCGGAAGTGATGGGATAGTATTGATTCTTCCATCGCAAAAAGCGGATGTAAAGATGCGGATGTTTAACGCAGATGGATCAGAAGCTGAGATGTGTGGCAATGCGATTCGATGTGTTGGCAAGTATGTCTATGACAACAAAATGATTGGGAAAGAGACGATATATGTAGAAACTCAGGCAGGAATAAAAATTCTAGAACTCTTTCATGAACAGCAAAGCGTAAAGACGGTACGAGTGGATATGGGAGAGCCTATACTAAAGGCACAAGATATCCCTGTCTTAAGCGAAGGCTCACCGGTAGTGGATTTGATGTTGATGGCAGCAGATAAAAAATTTGCGATGACATGTGTATCTATGGGAAATCCCCATGCAGTTACATTTGTTGAACAAACCGATGGATTTAATGTAGAAAAGTATGGTAAACTATTAGAAGTGGACGCTTCTTTCCCAAAAAAAGCAAATATTGAGTTTGCGCAGGTCATCAATCGGCATGAGATAAACATGCGGGTATGGGAACGGGGAAGTGGAGAGACGCTGGCATGTGGTACAGGCGCTTGTGCGACACTTGTAGCATGTGTTCTTAACGATAAATGCGACACAAAAGCAACGATACATTTACTTGGAGGGGATCTAGACATCGAATGGGATCAAGAGACCAATCATGTGTTTCTTACAGGCCCGGCGGAATTTGTTTTTGAAGGTAAATGGTTAAAATAG
- a CDS encoding LL-diaminopimelate aminotransferase, with translation MAESYIQSLIAERIGGKQFGKSTVIYKFEKIKRAKIEAMKAHPDLELIDMGVGEPDAKADQGVIDTLAFEANQWENRNYADNGIFEFKEAVVTYMERIYGVKGIDAQTEVNHSIGSKPALAMMAQAFINPGDVTLMTVPGYPIMGTMTKWLGGDVYNMPLLAENKFLPDLDAVPKDIVKKAKLLYLNYPNNPTGAVATKAFFKKAIKFAKENNLIIVHDAAYAGLMFDGHKPLSFLSLPGAKKVGVEIHSLSKAYNMTGWRMAYVVGNKKVVAAFASVKDNNDSGQFKAIQKAAVYALEHPEITEMTAAKYSRRHDMLVETLSSLGFNVKKPKGSFYLYVGIPKGVKNGVKFKTAEDFSQFLIKEKLISTVPWDDAGAYVRFSVTFLSLNAQEERLVMDEIYRRLSDVEFVF, from the coding sequence ATGGCAGAAAGTTATATTCAAAGTTTAATTGCAGAACGCATTGGTGGAAAACAATTTGGAAAAAGTACGGTTATCTATAAATTTGAAAAAATCAAGCGTGCTAAAATCGAGGCAATGAAAGCACACCCAGATCTTGAGCTTATTGATATGGGGGTTGGAGAACCGGATGCAAAAGCAGACCAAGGAGTTATTGACACATTGGCATTTGAAGCCAATCAATGGGAAAATCGTAATTATGCGGATAATGGTATTTTTGAATTTAAAGAGGCCGTTGTCACGTATATGGAACGTATCTATGGAGTGAAAGGAATCGATGCACAAACCGAAGTCAACCATTCCATCGGTTCAAAGCCTGCGCTTGCCATGATGGCACAAGCGTTTATTAATCCGGGCGATGTTACCTTGATGACAGTACCTGGATATCCAATCATGGGAACGATGACAAAGTGGTTGGGGGGCGATGTGTATAATATGCCGCTTTTGGCTGAAAACAAGTTTCTTCCTGACTTAGATGCAGTTCCAAAAGATATCGTAAAAAAAGCAAAATTATTGTACTTGAATTATCCCAACAATCCTACAGGTGCAGTGGCAACCAAAGCTTTTTTTAAAAAAGCAATTAAATTTGCAAAAGAAAATAATTTGATTATTGTTCATGATGCTGCATATGCTGGGTTAATGTTTGATGGACATAAGCCTCTAAGTTTTCTAAGTCTCCCTGGAGCAAAAAAAGTAGGCGTTGAGATTCATTCGCTCTCAAAAGCATATAATATGACGGGATGGAGAATGGCTTATGTTGTTGGAAACAAAAAAGTAGTTGCTGCATTTGCATCGGTTAAAGACAATAATGATTCAGGACAGTTTAAAGCGATACAAAAAGCTGCTGTTTATGCGTTGGAACACCCGGAAATTACAGAAATGACAGCAGCAAAATATTCAAGACGCCATGATATGCTTGTTGAAACCTTGTCAAGCCTTGGATTCAATGTGAAAAAGCCTAAGGGCTCGTTTTATCTTTATGTAGGAATACCCAAAGGGGTGAAAAATGGTGTGAAGTTTAAAACAGCAGAAGACTTTTCACAATTTTTAATCAAGGAAAAACTGATTTCTACGGTTCCATGGGATGATGCAGGTGCCTATGTGCGATTTTCTGTTACATTTTTATCGTTAAATGCTCAAGAAGAACGACTTGTCATGGATGAGATTTATCGACGATTGTCCGATGTTGAGTTTGTATTTTAA
- the glnA gene encoding type I glutamate--ammonia ligase — protein sequence MSAKMYSNEEIRRIVFDEDVKFIRLQFVDIFGTLKNVAITVEQLEKALAGEIMFDGSSIEGLYRIEEADMYLRPDLSTFQIFPWRPHQGKVARLICDIVKADGNPFSGDPRYVLKQTIKKAEAMGYRVKVAPEFEFFLFHTDEQGDPTTTTHDKAGYFDLGPIDLGENVRRDIVLTLQDMDFKIAASHHEVAPGQHEIDFEMGDLLETVDNIVTFKLVVKVIAQKHGLHATFMPKPLHNINGSGMHTLMTLEEKATGKNVFFDADEDYQLSEDGHAFIGGLLAHAKGITAVTNPTINSYKRLVTGFEAPIRIGWSSSNNSPLIRIPAARGNRTCIEYRSPDPSCNPYLALAVMIEAGLDGIKNNLKSDEPMSAKDLSKAVHPFDFENTLPKTLKDAVVELDKDELIRSVLGDVYENYKRAKINEWMDYISIVHDWEVERYISRY from the coding sequence ATGAGTGCGAAGATGTATTCTAATGAAGAGATTCGACGGATTGTGTTTGATGAAGATGTAAAATTCATCCGATTACAATTCGTGGATATTTTTGGAACACTTAAAAATGTTGCCATTACTGTTGAACAGCTGGAGAAAGCTTTGGCTGGAGAGATTATGTTTGATGGTTCATCAATTGAAGGGTTATATCGAATTGAAGAAGCGGATATGTATCTTCGTCCAGATTTATCAACTTTTCAGATTTTTCCATGGAGACCTCACCAAGGAAAGGTAGCAAGGCTTATATGTGACATTGTCAAAGCCGATGGAAATCCTTTTAGCGGTGATCCTCGATATGTTCTTAAGCAGACAATAAAAAAAGCAGAGGCAATGGGATATCGAGTCAAGGTAGCACCGGAGTTTGAGTTTTTCTTGTTTCATACAGATGAACAAGGAGATCCAACGACGACGACACATGATAAAGCCGGATATTTTGATTTGGGACCTATTGATTTGGGGGAAAATGTTCGAAGAGATATTGTCTTGACGTTGCAGGATATGGATTTTAAAATTGCTGCATCCCATCATGAAGTAGCACCAGGTCAACATGAGATTGATTTTGAAATGGGGGATTTGCTTGAAACAGTCGACAACATTGTGACGTTTAAGCTTGTTGTCAAAGTGATTGCACAAAAACATGGATTACATGCAACATTTATGCCAAAGCCTCTGCATAACATTAATGGATCGGGTATGCATACTTTAATGACGCTAGAAGAAAAGGCGACTGGAAAAAATGTCTTTTTTGATGCAGATGAAGACTACCAATTATCCGAAGATGGACATGCTTTTATCGGAGGATTATTAGCACATGCTAAGGGCATAACAGCAGTGACGAACCCAACGATTAATTCATATAAACGTTTGGTAACAGGATTTGAAGCGCCGATTCGCATTGGCTGGTCAAGTTCAAACAATAGTCCGCTGATTCGTATTCCTGCAGCACGTGGCAATAGAACCTGTATTGAGTATAGAAGTCCTGACCCTTCCTGCAATCCGTATCTTGCCCTTGCAGTGATGATAGAGGCAGGGTTAGATGGAATTAAAAACAATTTAAAATCGGATGAACCCATGTCGGCAAAAGACTTATCTAAGGCAGTACACCCCTTTGACTTTGAGAATACGCTGCCAAAAACATTAAAGGATGCTGTGGTTGAGTTGGATAAAGACGAACTGATTAGGTCTGTCTTAGGCGATGTATATGAAAATTATAAACGTGCAAAAATTAATGAATGGATGGATTATATATCAATCGTACATGATTGGGAAGTCGAACGGTATATATCTAGGTATTAG
- a CDS encoding response regulator, with protein MGIRVMIGSNNNKIAAQLTQFLVENGMQVVGETTDAYDLLRRIHTVYPDITIIDDQMKGMKGYEISETILAEKVCPVITLIHAADMGYYVNLNQEPIFASIAKPCGREVLMNTIFLLAKTAKSILALEQKVDKINDEKKNQDIVNEAKKYLMEYLNLSEEEAHRKIQKKSMDKGISKVKVAEIIIRIYKK; from the coding sequence ATGGGGATAAGAGTCATGATTGGCTCAAACAACAATAAAATAGCTGCTCAACTAACCCAATTTCTGGTTGAAAACGGTATGCAAGTTGTTGGCGAGACGACAGACGCTTATGATTTGTTGCGAAGGATTCATACAGTCTATCCGGACATTACGATTATTGATGATCAAATGAAGGGAATGAAAGGGTACGAAATCTCTGAAACCATTCTAGCAGAAAAAGTCTGTCCGGTGATTACACTTATTCACGCGGCAGATATGGGCTATTATGTCAACTTGAATCAAGAACCGATTTTTGCCAGTATTGCAAAGCCGTGTGGACGTGAAGTGTTGATGAATACTATCTTCTTACTCGCCAAAACAGCCAAGAGCATACTGGCATTGGAGCAAAAAGTTGACAAAATCAATGATGAGAAAAAAAATCAAGACATTGTGAACGAAGCAAAAAAATACTTGATGGAATATCTGAACTTAAGCGAAGAAGAAGCACATCGCAAAATACAAAAAAAGAGTATGGATAAAGGTATTTCAAAGGTAAAGGTAGCAGAAATCATTATCAGAATATACAAAAAATAG